One window of the Hippoglossus hippoglossus isolate fHipHip1 chromosome 9, fHipHip1.pri, whole genome shotgun sequence genome contains the following:
- the rab35b gene encoding ras-related protein Rab-35b isoform X2, giving the protein MARDYDYLFKLLIIGDSGVGKSSLLLRFADNTFSGSYITTIGVDFKIRTVEINGEKVKLQIWDTAGQERFRTITSTYYRGTHGVIVVYDVTSAESFVNVKRWLHEINQNCDDVCRILDVQLHHRASAKSQKGGDGQAAATATERRGQTHPEQ; this is encoded by the exons ATGGCAAGGGACTACGATTACCTCTTCAAGCTGCTCATCATCGGTGACAGCG gcGTGGGGAAGAGCAGTCTCCTCCTGCGATTTGCAGACAACacattttcag GTAGCTATATCACCACGATTGGGGTGGATTTTAAGATCCGAACAGTGGAGATCAACGGGGAGAAGGTGAAGCTACAGATCTGGGATACAGCAGGGCAGGAGCGCTTTCGCACCATCACATCCAC aTACTACAGGGGAACACATGGGGTCATAGTGGTATACGACGTCACGAGTGCCGAGTCCTTTGTCAACGTCAAACGATGGTTACATGAAATCAACCAGAACTGTGACGACGTGTGTCGAATATTAG ATGTTCAACTGCATCACAGAGCTAGTGCTAAGAGCCAAAAAGGAGGTGATGGccaagcagcagcaacagcaacagaacGACGTGGTCAAACTCACCCGGAACAGTAA
- the rab35b gene encoding ras-related protein Rab-35b isoform X1 produces the protein MARDYDYLFKLLIIGDSGVGKSSLLLRFADNTFSGSYITTIGVDFKIRTVEINGEKVKLQIWDTAGQERFRTITSTYYRGTHGVIVVYDVTSAESFVNVKRWLHEINQNCDDVCRILVGNKNDDPNSKVVETTDAQKFAEQMGINLFETSAKENINVEEMFNCITELVLRAKKEVMAKQQQQQQNDVVKLTRNSKRKKKCC, from the exons ATGGCAAGGGACTACGATTACCTCTTCAAGCTGCTCATCATCGGTGACAGCG gcGTGGGGAAGAGCAGTCTCCTCCTGCGATTTGCAGACAACacattttcag GTAGCTATATCACCACGATTGGGGTGGATTTTAAGATCCGAACAGTGGAGATCAACGGGGAGAAGGTGAAGCTACAGATCTGGGATACAGCAGGGCAGGAGCGCTTTCGCACCATCACATCCAC aTACTACAGGGGAACACATGGGGTCATAGTGGTATACGACGTCACGAGTGCCGAGTCCTTTGTCAACGTCAAACGATGGTTACATGAAATCAACCAGAACTGTGACGACGTGTGTCGAATATTAG tggGAAACAAGAACGACGACCCTAACTCGAAGGTGGTTGAGACGACTGACGCGCAGAAGTTTGCTGAGCAGATGGGAATCAACCTGTTTGAGACGAGTGCAAAAGAGAACATCAACGTTGAAGAG ATGTTCAACTGCATCACAGAGCTAGTGCTAAGAGCCAAAAAGGAGGTGATGGccaagcagcagcaacagcaacagaacGACGTGGTCAAACTCACCCGGAACAGTAAACGaaagaaaaagtgctgctaG